Within the Actinomycetota bacterium genome, the region TTCAGGCCGGGCCGCTGGCGATGTCGCTCCCCGCACTCACGGCCGTCGAGCCCGTTGCCAGCAGCGGGGTCGGGGTGATCCTGTTCGCTGAGACCCTGCGCACCAGCCCGGGCGCCTTGGCGGGCGAGCTGGTGGCCGCCGCCCTCTCCCTGTTCGGCATCTGGGTGCTGGGGCGCTCCCCGACGGTGACCGGCACGCGAAGCCTGTCGGAAAAGGTGTAGCTTCCCGAAGCGGATCCTAGTTTTAGACCTCGTCAGCGAAAGGAGTGGCCATGAACCGCAGCGACGTGACGGACCGACTTGCCACTGCCCGCCGGAAGAGCGGACTCACCTACGAGGAGATCGCCGCCAAGCTCGGCCGCAGTCCGGTGTGGACCGCGGCGGCCGTGCTGGGACAGGGGACCTTCGACGCCACCGAGGCGGCCGCCCTGCTCGACCTCCTCGACATCGGCGGCACCGAGCGGGCCGAGATCGAGGCCATCCTGCAGGAACCGCCCACCAAGGGAGCGGTGGGGATGACGGTGCCCACCGACCCGCTCATGTACCGGCTGCACGAGATCACCCAGATCTACGGCCCCGCCATCAAGGCCGTGATCCACGAGCAGTTCGGCGACGGGATCATGAGCGCCATCGACTTCCAGATCGAGATCTCCCGGATCCCGGATCCGAAGGGCGACCGGGTGCAGCTCACCTACAACGGGAAGTTCCTGGCCTACCGGAAGTGGTAAGCCGCTGCACCCCTACTGCGCCCTGAGCAGCACGGCGATCGAGGC harbors:
- the cynS gene encoding cyanase, whose translation is MNRSDVTDRLATARRKSGLTYEEIAAKLGRSPVWTAAAVLGQGTFDATEAAALLDLLDIGGTERAEIEAILQEPPTKGAVGMTVPTDPLMYRLHEITQIYGPAIKAVIHEQFGDGIMSAIDFQIEISRIPDPKGDRVQLTYNGKFLAYRKW